AAGTTCTCCTGCACGCTTATCAATCTCAATCCCGAAAAGATTGTGGGTCAGGATCATTTCCGGAATTTCGGAGGGAGTGTATCCTTCTTCTTCGTAAATCGCATACAGCAGGTCAAAAGCATAAACGAGCATATGCCCCGAACCACATGCAGGGTCACAGATCTTGATTTCTTCAGGAGAATTGATTTTCAGAAAATCGGTTTCCTGCTTTTCCGGCTTTATGTAATACTCCATCCTGTCAACAAGGCTGGATTCCGGACGGTTGAGCATCCACAGGCGTCCCAGGGAGTTTTCCACAAGATAGCGGACAATCCAGTGGGGGGTGAAAAGCTGGGTGACTGCTGGGATATTTTCTTTGCTGATCTTGATGTTTTTCTTCAGGTCGGCAAAGACTTTGTCCTTCTTCGGGGCAATATAGTCCTGGTAGATCCAGCCTATGATTTCAACTTCTTTCCAGTCTTCGTCCGGAATAATTGAATTAAGGCCATGCAGGACAGAGCCTGTATGGAGAAGCTTGTCAGGGAAAAGGAGTTCGGTATAGTCTTCGATTTTCTCGAAGAGAAAAGGCATTATTTTGTTCAGATAATTGCAGAGCTTTAGAATCAGGTATTTGTAGAGTTCTTCATCTTTGTTTTCGGCTTTGAGGTCAAGAACTAAATCTCGGTTAAGATTCAGAAAGTCAAGTTTCAGGGCGTTTGTAAGAATGTCGGGTTCGGGTTTATTCGGGTCGGTTGAGGTGAAAACTTTTATCTGGTCCGGAAGGCAGCCGTTCATCTCCATGAACTTGAGAGCTACAAGGCGGTTGAACCAGGCATAAGTTACTTCTTCCATTACCTGTTCGTAGCCTTTTTCCTTGATCTGCTTTACAAGCTGAGAGCGCTGGTTTTTGATTTTTGAATTGAAGACTTTGCCGTTAATGATAACTGAATCGGCATGTTCTTCCACGGCATGGATTTCTTCAGGTAAAATTCCGTAATAGGCTGCCTGGCTTCTTACTTCTGCGTTTAACTTGTCCCGAACCTTGTTTGAGAATTCGATTATTGCTGATTTGTCCATATTTCCAGAACCCGATTTCATTTTTCAACTGGTTGAGAAATTTATATGACTTATAATATTTGATGGGTTTATAAGTTTTTTGAGTTTTGACCTGTTCGGGATCTTTATTTTGATTGATGTGCCTGAAATTCAAATTGAAGGTACGGTTTTTTTGGCGGGGTCGGGCTTTATGCTTATTTTTTTGGAAGTCGCCGGGCTGGACGATATCTTTTATTACCTGAATAGTAATCTACGTGTATGTCCAGGCAGTTTGCGGATAAAATACAACGGATTCTTGAAACCTCTCTGGTCCAGATCAACACGGGGAAAACCAAAAAGGCATTTGAAAACCTTGCAAAAGCCGAAAAGCTTTTAGATAAGGCAAAAAGACCGGACTACCAGTGCTCTATCCTTATGTTGAAAGGGAGAGCTTTTCTTGCCGAACAAAGGAATGAAGAAGCTCTGGAGGAGTTCCAGAAGCTAATGGAATTTTCCGTGCCGCTCTTTCTGGATGCTCCGGAAAACCCTGTCCATCAGTACTATGTCTATAATTCATTTGGTTTTACCATAAAAGCTCTCTCCGAGATAGATAGTGTTTCTAAAATGGAGGAGTACTTTTACAGGGACAAAAAATATTTCGACAAAATTTTTGCCGCTTATGACGAGCTCATTGCCCGGGTCCCGGACAACTCTGAGTATATACAGAACTACCTGAAAGTCCTGGAAAATATCATGACCTATCACCTGGATGCGCAAAAGCTTGAAGAAGAGCCCGTGATTTTCGAAAGAATCGTGCAGAATTACGGGAGATTATTTGAACTGGTTCCCGGAAAACTGGAATTGTTTAAGAAACTGCAGCTGCTGACCGAACAATTTAAAAATTATTGTCTATTATCCAGGAACTTCGAAGCCGCAAACACGGTATTTGGGCAGATAGAAGAAATCTATTCCGGAATCCTCAAAAAAGAACCGGGACACATTCTCGTCTCCGCTCATCTTCTTTTCTTATACGAGACCTCTGCAGACCTGTACACAAAACTTGGGAAAATCGAAAAAGCCGAAGAAAGCTACCTCCAGGCCCTTGATTTCCTCTCCAAAAAACAGCGGGCAAGTCCGGGAAATACTACTTACGTCCGGCAGCAGGGCAAGGTTTACCGGATGCTCGGAAGGGCCTTTTATGAAGCCGGGGACTCTGGAAAAGCAGCTCAATACGCCGGAAAAGCTCTTGAAATTCTCAGAGAATTGGCCGGGAAAAATCCGGAGGACCTGCATTATCAGTATGAAATTTCCGACGACTTTACCGGGCTTGGGAAACTGTTTGAAGACATAGGGGACATAGAACGTGCAAAAGAATGCCATATGCAGGAAATCAATATCTACAGGAATATTCACGAAAGAGACCCCGAAGATGAGGTGAGCGAAGCAAATATAGCCGCAACCCTCGACCGGATCGGACACCTTTACGCAGGAAAAGGGGAAACGGAAACTGCAAAACAGTACTATGAACAGGGCCTTGAAGCCTATGAAAAACTGTCTGAATCCTATCCCGAAGATATCGACCATGAAGTAGGAATTGCAAATACCCTGGGTTACATAGGGAAACAGTATTCGGACCCTGAGCCAGAAACCGCTCTGAAATACTACAAAAAAGCTCTCGGCATCCTTGAAGATGTGGTACAAACGTTCCCGGACGTTCCAGTTTACAAAGAAGATCTCATCCAGACCCTCGGGGACCTTGAATCCCTGGCTTCAGGGCAAAAACAATATGAAAATGCAATCCTGTACCGTGAGCGCATTACAGAACTGAGCCGCCAGCTTGCCAGCGAAAACCCCGAAAACTTAGATTACAAAAAAGAACTCGCCCTTTCCTTCAAACACATGGGGCTGCTTTATGAAAAAGCAGAAAAACCGGAACCTGCAAAACAGCAGTATTCAAAATCAGCCGACGTCTTCAGGCAGGTCCTGCAGAATGAAAACGAAAAAGATCTCATGAAAGGCCTTCTTGCTCTTGACCTCCAGAAGCAAGCA
This window of the Methanosarcina mazei S-6 genome carries:
- a CDS encoding tetratricopeptide repeat protein, whose product is MSRQFADKIQRILETSLVQINTGKTKKAFENLAKAEKLLDKAKRPDYQCSILMLKGRAFLAEQRNEEALEEFQKLMEFSVPLFLDAPENPVHQYYVYNSFGFTIKALSEIDSVSKMEEYFYRDKKYFDKIFAAYDELIARVPDNSEYIQNYLKVLENIMTYHLDAQKLEEEPVIFERIVQNYGRLFELVPGKLELFKKLQLLTEQFKNYCLLSRNFEAANTVFGQIEEIYSGILKKEPGHILVSAHLLFLYETSADLYTKLGKIEKAEESYLQALDFLSKKQRASPGNTTYVRQQGKVYRMLGRAFYEAGDSGKAAQYAGKALEILRELAGKNPEDLHYQYEISDDFTGLGKLFEDIGDIERAKECHMQEINIYRNIHERDPEDEVSEANIAATLDRIGHLYAGKGETETAKQYYEQGLEAYEKLSESYPEDIDHEVGIANTLGYIGKQYSDPEPETALKYYKKALGILEDVVQTFPDVPVYKEDLIQTLGDLESLASGQKQYENAILYRERITELSRQLASENPENLDYKKELALSFKHMGLLYEKAEKPEPAKQQYSKSADVFRQVLQNENEKDLMKGLLALDLQKQATILIHEKNYGLAKEYLVLLRDYYEALYEKDPEKPENWKAVCEIRTLCGILHKSMGNYDAAIQIYKSVFSVLNKHPVSDPDNPDYQSIIGVLYTQLGIAYHLADEYDKSKEAFEKSIPINVKLLDEETENFLHMGDMAVAFTEYSKLLTSMGMKKEAEEYAAKADEIKEKIMKKFRFDESTMFDESTIEDGDKKDL